In Nakamurella antarctica, the following are encoded in one genomic region:
- a CDS encoding RHS repeat-associated core domain-containing protein, giving the protein MVSADAVGASIVFGGEKTAGVLAVDVAQLPVTVSEAAAIAVDGVAVSAPVEVTATDSAGVGVTRFEAAVTTVKVPDGPVIVTSVDPGVTVTFDVDKTQLAAAGVDPATVKIFTRENTGDPWIALASRFDAGSGAAGSGRVVGESAHLSQFVVIGFPFVAPVGPSIVLDPDDGVANTTSPGVVASELPYNIALSKAVQVLLEQQCLATVTLTRDDPNTRVVSESMRAATAAAANPALTATIAFDAPEGHAWGTNPSQGGTKVFNFNRPADDALAGNIIAGLPTYTGRPAQKWNALPNGVPHAAFANIAGAYTHLEVLNLDNNYDWAVIHDGFQSIANGLFASFAQYLTGAGFDCGTPATTGWPAPPSDAEKARWRQLGVHNYQTYGAEPVAFTTGNLIEQLPIYSLPGDSGVDVGLTYNSQDGRLTRNGAGWSMGPGAHVQRFIDGSVMMAGGDGASYVFNPDGAGGFTSDPGANLALADTGSGRLTMTSPDGRTWVFDAAGVEGIGQLASYIDARGHGYTLQYGAPSANAQFLPLASITDTNGQVITVGSDDAGHITSYTVPGGRVWGFTYNAGDLTSITYPDGGVRTFTYDGAHQLLTATDPLNVLYLVNTYDTAGRVVEQRDAQNNIRRFTYNAGSTVYTDNEGNNTTYEFDTASRVTAIVDAAGGVKRFAYDGANNVVASTDQLGRTWNYTFDTAGNTTSITQPDGTVTSFTYSQTGTVTSSTDTGGVGGATRTTTFDVTSQGLVTGAHLPDGSTTAATFDAAGNVLSQTNPGGETTLYAWNSVGQLTSSTDPAGNITTLGYDNAGQAVSTTDAAGNTSTFGYDPAGNLSTVTDPAGAVTSYTYDRNGHVLTSTDPAGAVTSYVWDVLFRMASVTDPTGAVTGFEYNTEDNLTATTDPMGAVTKYTRDQLYRVVGVTDPNGNTWGTGFDATGQVTSSTDPLGAVSTNTVDANGRVITVTDPRGGVWTTEYDNVGRVIASTDAAGGVTGYIYDVLGRVVKTIDAVGSEIVYTYTVNGQIASVTDPDGRVTTNTYTPTGQVKTVTDPAGQVTSYTYDTRGHLVAVTDALGAVNTFTYDTAGRLTSSTDPLGRTSTQTLDSRGLVTGASDPAGNTTTFTYDGAGRALTATDPLGAVTAQTLDPAGRVTTVTDPMGAVTTTGFDPAGQPVTVTDPAGTVTTFGYDPVGQLTTLIEAATPTGIAGAAANVTTTYGYDKIGNRTSVTDPNGNTTTTNFDALSRPTQVRNAAGVVTTKNTFDPVGEVLVSVDGNGDTTTNTYTPAGLRTQQKFANTGAAPGQAPAPDTTVGWEFDAVGRPIAMTDSVGVTGWTYDPTGQLLTETNPTGATITHAYNKAGQQTALTYPTGETLTTTFDAAGLPVAQKSPFGELKYAFDKAGRLVSQDRSNGVNTTFGYDKAGRVTTITHQLPTDPTPTPLGPVVPGSGGNPAGGIAPGDYLAGWDVPTAQGQVPAGGKIVLGYGYDTRSNVTTETNTVTTSGIDPRAGLAALLTPTTVAGVAAGPAKPVTSNTQTHTYDPLNRLTATTTTNTGAGATTGATGADAGGAGAGGAAAAGAGGDGASTYGYDAAGNRVSAVTTGADPTTTNATFNNLNQIISATGTHTAAYSYDGVGQRTTETVDGSTTNYGWSPQNRLTHITRDGRTTDNTYDGIGRLQTSTDTTTTGSTGNASSGAGGGNAGSPVGQPTVTSSVWDGLSVLSQTNPASGTTNMVRDITGNVAIQASTLTTPGTGVRWNLTDAQGSPIAQTIGATVTEQATYGDYGNQTFNTPGWNARVGFGGEITDPTIHLSSYYARQYDPVTATWLSPDPYQGSVFASQSQNRYAFVAGNPTTNTDYLGYCPLNSSDFTGGPRCGGQPKPVRHTALLRDPQSAGDLSSVRITPPLVSDNIVVGAKSASKIRSSSPSKVPAVTSPAGGNAPVKAGDVSVTHPFPQDKYNKWVAKFALDTRLSGQELWRLFIGCQSWSCYSDAVVKYDLQREAWGAQVSVVANFASDLDPLVNAVLTIAVVTTSGALASATCTFATAGTMVVGCVVLASATATWSGSAYNGASVRDQVIAAAEGAGFGLAAGFIIKYASSAGKAVSARAPIPAESKAVIDSIRTNGVIWQSGVKGPSVPKIFQNDGRSGSSILPQTDANGSKITYREWGTVPATGNINAGGERIVTGSDGSYYYSPDHYKSFVRVP; this is encoded by the coding sequence ATGGTGTCTGCTGATGCGGTGGGTGCGTCGATCGTTTTTGGTGGTGAGAAAACCGCAGGTGTGTTGGCCGTTGATGTTGCGCAGTTACCGGTGACGGTTTCTGAGGCTGCGGCTATTGCGGTGGATGGTGTTGCGGTGTCAGCGCCGGTGGAAGTTACTGCCACTGATAGTGCTGGGGTGGGGGTGACGCGGTTTGAGGCTGCGGTGACGACGGTGAAAGTCCCTGACGGCCCGGTGATTGTGACGTCGGTGGACCCAGGTGTCACTGTCACCTTCGACGTGGATAAAACACAGTTGGCCGCGGCTGGGGTGGACCCGGCCACGGTGAAGATCTTCACCCGCGAAAACACCGGCGACCCGTGGATTGCGTTGGCGTCCCGGTTTGATGCGGGGTCGGGGGCTGCGGGGTCGGGCAGGGTGGTGGGGGAGTCTGCGCATTTGTCGCAGTTCGTGGTGATCGGTTTCCCGTTCGTTGCCCCTGTTGGGCCGTCGATTGTGTTGGACCCTGATGATGGTGTGGCGAACACGACTTCACCGGGTGTGGTGGCGTCGGAGTTGCCTTACAACATTGCGTTGTCCAAGGCCGTGCAGGTGTTGTTGGAGCAGCAGTGTTTAGCGACGGTGACGCTCACCCGCGATGACCCGAACACGAGGGTGGTGTCGGAGTCGATGCGGGCGGCTACTGCGGCGGCGGCGAATCCGGCTTTGACCGCCACGATCGCTTTCGACGCCCCGGAGGGGCATGCCTGGGGCACCAATCCGTCGCAGGGTGGGACGAAGGTTTTCAACTTCAATCGCCCCGCTGATGACGCGTTGGCCGGGAACATCATCGCTGGTCTGCCCACATACACGGGTCGCCCGGCCCAGAAGTGGAACGCCCTACCTAATGGGGTGCCGCATGCGGCGTTTGCGAATATTGCTGGCGCTTACACGCACCTTGAGGTGTTGAACTTGGACAACAACTACGACTGGGCGGTCATCCACGACGGGTTCCAATCGATCGCCAACGGTTTGTTCGCCTCGTTCGCGCAGTACTTGACGGGGGCGGGGTTTGATTGCGGCACCCCCGCCACCACTGGTTGGCCGGCCCCACCCTCGGATGCCGAGAAAGCCCGGTGGCGGCAGCTGGGTGTGCACAACTATCAAACGTATGGGGCCGAGCCGGTGGCGTTCACCACCGGGAACCTGATTGAGCAGCTGCCCATCTACAGCCTGCCCGGTGACAGCGGGGTGGATGTGGGGTTGACGTATAACTCCCAAGACGGCCGCCTCACCCGAAACGGCGCCGGGTGGTCGATGGGGCCGGGCGCGCATGTGCAGCGGTTCATCGACGGGTCGGTGATGATGGCCGGTGGCGACGGCGCGTCCTACGTCTTCAACCCTGATGGGGCTGGTGGTTTCACCTCGGACCCAGGGGCGAACCTTGCCTTGGCTGATACTGGCAGCGGCCGGTTAACGATGACGTCCCCGGATGGGCGGACGTGGGTTTTTGATGCCGCAGGTGTGGAAGGCATCGGGCAGCTCGCCTCATACATTGATGCCCGCGGTCACGGCTACACCCTGCAATACGGCGCCCCTTCGGCGAACGCCCAGTTCCTACCCCTAGCTTCGATCACTGACACCAACGGTCAAGTCATCACCGTCGGCTCCGACGACGCCGGTCACATCACCTCATACACGGTGCCGGGCGGGCGGGTGTGGGGTTTCACCTACAACGCGGGTGACCTCACATCCATCACCTACCCGGACGGTGGGGTGCGAACCTTCACCTACGACGGCGCCCACCAGTTGCTGACAGCCACCGACCCCCTAAATGTGCTGTATTTGGTGAACACCTACGACACCGCGGGTCGGGTCGTGGAACAACGCGACGCCCAAAACAACATCCGCCGCTTCACCTACAACGCTGGCAGCACCGTTTACACCGACAACGAAGGCAACAACACCACCTACGAATTCGACACCGCCTCCCGAGTCACCGCCATTGTCGATGCTGCTGGCGGGGTGAAACGTTTCGCCTACGACGGCGCCAACAATGTGGTGGCCTCCACCGACCAGTTGGGCCGGACCTGGAATTACACCTTCGACACCGCCGGAAACACCACCAGCATCACCCAACCCGACGGCACAGTCACGTCGTTTACGTACTCCCAGACTGGGACGGTTACTTCCAGCACTGACACCGGCGGGGTGGGCGGCGCCACCCGGACCACCACCTTCGATGTCACCTCGCAGGGTTTGGTCACCGGTGCGCATCTGCCGGATGGGTCCACAACTGCGGCGACGTTCGATGCGGCGGGGAACGTCCTGTCTCAAACTAATCCGGGTGGGGAAACCACCCTGTATGCGTGGAATTCGGTGGGGCAGTTAACGTCCAGCACCGACCCCGCCGGGAACATCACCACCCTTGGCTATGACAACGCCGGTCAAGCCGTGAGTACCACGGATGCGGCGGGGAACACGTCCACCTTCGGCTACGACCCCGCCGGGAACCTGTCCACAGTCACTGACCCGGCGGGGGCAGTCACCTCATACACGTATGACCGCAACGGTCATGTCCTGACCTCCACCGACCCAGCGGGCGCAGTCACTTCTTACGTGTGGGACGTGCTGTTCCGGATGGCTTCCGTCACCGACCCCACCGGCGCGGTGACCGGGTTTGAATACAACACCGAAGACAATTTGACCGCGACCACTGATCCGATGGGTGCGGTTACCAAATACACCCGGGATCAGCTGTATCGGGTGGTGGGTGTCACCGACCCGAACGGCAACACCTGGGGCACCGGGTTCGATGCCACCGGGCAAGTCACCAGCAGCACGGATCCGTTGGGTGCGGTGTCCACCAACACTGTGGACGCCAACGGCCGCGTCATCACAGTGACCGACCCCCGGGGTGGGGTGTGGACCACCGAATACGACAATGTCGGCCGGGTTATTGCTTCCACCGACGCCGCCGGTGGTGTCACCGGTTACATCTACGACGTGCTGGGCCGGGTGGTGAAAACCATCGACGCTGTCGGGTCGGAAATCGTTTACACCTACACAGTGAACGGGCAAATCGCCTCGGTCACAGACCCCGATGGTCGGGTCACCACCAACACCTACACCCCCACCGGGCAAGTGAAGACGGTCACGGACCCGGCGGGGCAGGTCACTTCTTACACCTACGACACCCGCGGCCACCTCGTCGCTGTGACGGATGCGTTGGGTGCGGTGAACACCTTCACCTACGACACCGCCGGCCGATTAACGTCATCGACGGATCCGTTGGGGCGCACCAGCACCCAAACCCTCGACTCCAGGGGCCTCGTCACCGGGGCGAGCGACCCCGCTGGGAACACCACCACCTTCACCTACGACGGAGCGGGTCGGGCCCTCACGGCCACCGACCCCCTCGGCGCGGTAACAGCGCAAACCCTGGACCCCGCCGGGAGGGTCACCACTGTTACTGACCCGATGGGAGCCGTCACCACCACTGGGTTCGACCCAGCTGGGCAACCCGTCACCGTCACCGACCCCGCCGGGACCGTCACCACATTCGGGTACGACCCGGTCGGGCAACTCACCACACTCATCGAAGCAGCAACCCCCACCGGCATTGCGGGGGCGGCCGCGAATGTGACCACCACATACGGGTACGACAAAATTGGGAACCGCACCTCGGTTACTGACCCGAACGGCAACACCACCACCACCAACTTCGATGCCCTGTCCCGACCCACCCAGGTGAGGAACGCCGCTGGTGTTGTCACCACCAAAAACACTTTCGACCCGGTCGGGGAAGTGCTGGTTTCGGTGGATGGCAATGGGGACACCACCACCAACACCTACACCCCTGCCGGACTGCGCACCCAGCAAAAGTTCGCCAACACCGGCGCCGCACCTGGACAGGCCCCGGCACCTGATACGACGGTGGGGTGGGAGTTCGATGCAGTAGGTCGACCCATCGCGATGACCGACAGTGTCGGTGTCACCGGCTGGACCTACGACCCCACTGGGCAGCTCCTCACCGAAACTAACCCCACCGGCGCCACCATCACCCACGCCTACAACAAAGCTGGCCAACAAACCGCCTTGACCTACCCCACCGGTGAAACCCTCACCACCACCTTCGACGCGGCTGGGTTGCCGGTGGCGCAGAAGTCGCCGTTTGGGGAGTTGAAATACGCCTTCGACAAAGCTGGGCGCTTGGTGTCGCAGGATCGGTCGAATGGGGTGAACACCACCTTCGGGTATGACAAAGCTGGTCGGGTCACCACCATCACCCACCAACTCCCCACCGACCCCACCCCCACACCGTTGGGCCCTGTGGTCCCCGGCAGCGGCGGGAACCCAGCTGGTGGGATCGCCCCCGGTGACTACCTAGCCGGGTGGGATGTTCCGACCGCGCAAGGGCAGGTACCGGCGGGCGGCAAAATTGTTCTCGGCTACGGGTATGACACCCGCAGCAACGTCACCACCGAAACCAATACCGTCACCACCAGCGGCATCGACCCTCGGGCTGGGCTGGCCGCTTTGCTCACGCCCACGACTGTCGCCGGGGTCGCCGCAGGCCCAGCGAAACCAGTCACGTCCAACACCCAAACCCACACCTACGACCCCCTCAACCGGCTCACCGCAACAACCACCACCAACACAGGTGCTGGCGCAACGACAGGCGCAACGGGAGCAGATGCTGGCGGAGCAGGTGCTGGCGGAGCTGCAGCAGCCGGTGCGGGTGGGGATGGGGCGTCCACCTATGGGTATGACGCGGCCGGGAACCGGGTTTCCGCAGTCACCACCGGCGCCGACCCCACCACCACCAACGCGACGTTCAACAACTTGAATCAAATCATTTCCGCCACCGGCACCCACACCGCCGCCTACAGCTACGACGGGGTTGGGCAACGCACCACCGAAACCGTCGACGGATCCACCACCAACTACGGGTGGTCCCCGCAAAACCGGCTCACCCACATCACCAGAGACGGCCGCACCACCGACAACACCTACGACGGCATCGGCCGCCTCCAAACCAGCACCGACACCACCACCACCGGCAGCACAGGTAACGCCAGCAGCGGCGCGGGTGGCGGCAATGCGGGGAGCCCTGTGGGGCAACCCACTGTGACTTCCAGTGTCTGGGACGGCCTGAGTGTCCTGTCGCAAACCAACCCCGCCTCCGGAACCACCAACATGGTTCGGGATATCACCGGCAACGTCGCTATCCAAGCCTCCACCCTCACCACCCCAGGCACCGGGGTGCGGTGGAACCTCACCGATGCCCAAGGCTCACCCATCGCCCAAACAATCGGCGCAACTGTCACCGAACAAGCCACCTACGGTGACTATGGGAATCAGACGTTCAACACCCCTGGGTGGAATGCAAGGGTTGGGTTCGGCGGCGAGATCACTGATCCCACCATCCATTTGAGCTCCTATTACGCCCGCCAATACGACCCCGTCACCGCGACCTGGCTCAGCCCGGACCCCTACCAGGGGTCAGTGTTCGCGTCGCAATCCCAAAACAGGTACGCATTCGTCGCAGGCAACCCCACTACGAACACGGACTACCTCGGTTACTGCCCACTCAATTCCAGCGACTTCACAGGCGGCCCCCGCTGCGGAGGCCAACCCAAACCCGTCAGACACACAGCGCTCCTCAGAGACCCCCAGTCAGCCGGAGACCTCTCATCAGTAAGAATCACACCACCGCTGGTGTCCGACAACATCGTTGTAGGCGCAAAGAGCGCCTCCAAAATTCGTTCGAGTAGCCCCAGTAAAGTCCCCGCGGTTACCTCCCCAGCAGGTGGAAATGCACCAGTCAAGGCGGGTGACGTCTCAGTCACCCACCCATTTCCACAAGACAAATACAACAAATGGGTGGCTAAGTTCGCACTCGACACCAGGCTCAGTGGGCAGGAACTTTGGCGCCTATTTATAGGCTGCCAAAGTTGGTCGTGTTACTCGGATGCTGTCGTCAAATATGATTTGCAGCGGGAAGCCTGGGGGGCTCAGGTCTCGGTGGTAGCAAATTTCGCAAGCGACCTAGACCCGCTCGTCAACGCAGTCCTCACCATTGCTGTTGTAACTACTTCAGGGGCCCTTGCATCGGCGACCTGCACCTTTGCAACAGCTGGAACAATGGTCGTTGGGTGCGTAGTCCTAGCAAGCGCCACCGCCACTTGGTCCGGCAGCGCATACAACGGTGCCAGCGTCAGAGATCAAGTGATAGCCGCCGCGGAAGGTGCCGGCTTCGGCCTCGCGGCCGGATTCATCATCAAATATGCAAGCTCAGCAGGGAAAGCCGTATCTGCTCGCGCGCCGATCCCTGCCGAATCAAAGGCCGTGATCGATAGCATCCGAACCAACGGCGTGATTTGGCAATCAGGCGTTAAGGGTCCATCCGTTCCCAAGATTTTCCAAAATGATGGCCGGTCAGGCAGCAGCATTCTCCCTCAAACAGATGCCAACGGCTCAAAGATCACCTACCGCGAGTGGGGCACGGTACCGGCAACGGGTAACATTAATGCCGGAGGAGAACGGATCGTCACTGGTTCGGATGGATCATATTATTACTCGCCTGACCACTACAAAAGCTTCGTGAGGGTTCCATGA
- a CDS encoding SMP-30/gluconolactonase/LRE family protein, with amino-acid sequence MVIRARATVGEGPVFDRRSGGLCWVDIDNGLLFENDLTTGEQIVSSMPTLLGAAAPRLNNRGFAVAVEGGFGLFVDGELQLVDPVLPESYRRMNDAKCDSQGRLWAGSTHKEFVPGVGALHRWDGRAESTVMASGFSLPNGLGWNADDTVMYLADSMTHQLLKADYRCGEEDLGEFTQLCEVSPGLPDGLAVDMDGCVWLAVWGGYAVHRYDSTGRLIGRVPMPVEKPSSCAFADDGTLYITSASAGLSEADLLQQPLAGSVFALSTTTRGVPVHAFAG; translated from the coding sequence GTGGTGATCCGCGCTCGGGCCACAGTGGGCGAAGGGCCGGTCTTCGACCGACGCTCCGGAGGGTTGTGCTGGGTGGACATTGACAACGGACTGCTCTTCGAGAACGACCTGACGACGGGCGAGCAGATCGTCTCGTCCATGCCCACGCTCCTGGGGGCAGCGGCGCCCCGCTTGAATAACAGGGGGTTCGCCGTGGCAGTCGAAGGCGGGTTCGGGCTGTTTGTCGATGGTGAGCTGCAACTCGTCGACCCGGTGCTGCCAGAAAGCTACCGGCGGATGAATGACGCGAAGTGCGACTCCCAGGGTCGCCTCTGGGCGGGAAGTACCCACAAGGAGTTTGTGCCGGGGGTGGGGGCCCTCCATCGTTGGGACGGCCGCGCAGAAAGCACAGTGATGGCCTCTGGTTTCTCGCTCCCCAACGGCCTCGGCTGGAATGCAGATGACACCGTCATGTACCTTGCAGATAGCATGACTCACCAGCTTCTTAAAGCCGATTACCGCTGCGGCGAAGAAGATCTCGGCGAATTCACGCAACTGTGCGAAGTCAGCCCGGGGCTTCCGGACGGGCTGGCCGTCGACATGGACGGATGCGTGTGGCTCGCGGTGTGGGGTGGCTACGCCGTGCACCGCTACGACAGCACGGGTCGGTTGATAGGGCGCGTGCCCATGCCGGTGGAGAAGCCGTCAAGTTGCGCGTTCGCAGACGATGGGACGTTGTATATCACCTCTGCCTCGGCGGGCCTCTCGGAAGCTGATCTGCTCCAGCAACCCCTTGCTGGCTCAGTGTTTGCGCTCAGCACCACCACTCGTGGCGTCCCAGTGCATGCCTTTGCGGGCTGA
- a CDS encoding transposase translates to MIPQKAWTPAYDADTTPRDGAWVVELIEMVDLTGWPPGMRIIVRAERPHPGAQLRFTDIDGNRLTAFATNTTRGQLADLELRHRRRARCEDRIRAAKDPPAPKGREVPPPVCGTFRCTDSTKTKSGSP, encoded by the coding sequence TTGATTCCGCAAAAGGCGTGGACCCCGGCCTACGACGCGGACACCACCCCCCGCGATGGTGCATGGGTGGTGGAACTGATCGAGATGGTCGATCTGACCGGGTGGCCGCCCGGGATGCGGATCATCGTCCGCGCCGAACGGCCGCACCCCGGGGCGCAACTGCGGTTCACCGACATCGACGGAAACCGGCTCACCGCGTTCGCCACCAACACCACCCGTGGGCAACTAGCGGACCTGGAACTACGCCACCGCCGCCGGGCCCGCTGCGAAGACCGCATCCGGGCGGCGAAGGATCCCCCAGCCCCAAAGGGCCGGGAGGTGCCCCCACCGGTCTGCGGGACCTTCCGCTGCACGGATTCAACCAAAACCAAATCTGGCTCGCCGTAG
- a CDS encoding LPXTG cell wall anchor domain-containing protein, whose translation MTGVNVAVWVVLAGVLLLLGAGLLAVSRRRRPDGGPNGSAGAGAGSASSDEMGSI comes from the coding sequence GTGACGGGTGTGAATGTGGCGGTGTGGGTGGTTTTGGCTGGGGTGCTGTTGTTGCTGGGTGCTGGGTTGTTGGCGGTGTCTCGGCGCCGCCGGCCCGACGGTGGGCCAAACGGCTCTGCGGGTGCTGGTGCTGGTTCTGCGTCTTCTGATGAAATGGGTTCGATCTGA
- a CDS encoding transposase encodes MATDITAWSQMLALTGTAARRWEPKRLRLLLFSIAGYIAKRSRRVHLRLSGHAPHRALIAAALARLHNLPNLA; translated from the coding sequence CTGGCCACCGATATCACCGCCTGGTCCCAAATGCTGGCCCTCACCGGCACCGCGGCCCGCAGGTGGGAACCCAAGCGCCTACGCCTGCTGCTGTTCTCAATTGCCGGATACATCGCCAAACGATCCCGAAGGGTCCACCTACGGCTCTCCGGACACGCACCCCACCGGGCACTGATCGCCGCCGCACTAGCCCGCCTTCATAACCTACCGAACCTGGCCTGA
- a CDS encoding ATP-binding cassette domain-containing protein: protein MRLQRVVKRYGRAAPVLAGVDLEVPAGVLLQVVGGNGAGKSTLLQILAGVSGVSSGEVLGRPRICGYVPQSGGVHRGLSPHSYLSQLGRIRGLTARAARGRAEVLLDRLDVGTGRDAELATASGGTQRKAVIAQAFLVPAELLVLDEPFDGLDAVSAAVLTRMLLQAAADGAAVVLTDHRGQLPGAVVHELVGGRLTVGATGMVTVLLVHGSGMPAAEPVWGELPGVLTVTVTADQVRLLVSAAACDEVLSTALSRGWSIRSVNPETYLR from the coding sequence GTGAGGTTGCAGAGGGTGGTGAAGCGATACGGTCGGGCCGCCCCGGTGCTGGCCGGTGTTGATCTTGAGGTGCCTGCTGGCGTCTTACTGCAGGTTGTTGGAGGCAACGGGGCGGGAAAGTCGACGTTGCTGCAGATCCTGGCGGGGGTGAGCGGCGTGTCTTCCGGGGAGGTGCTGGGCCGCCCCCGGATCTGCGGGTATGTTCCGCAGTCAGGCGGTGTTCACCGGGGCTTGTCGCCGCACTCCTACTTATCGCAGTTGGGCCGTATACGGGGCTTGACCGCCCGGGCGGCCCGCGGGCGGGCCGAGGTGCTGCTCGATCGGTTGGATGTGGGTACCGGTCGGGATGCGGAGTTGGCGACTGCGTCGGGCGGGACGCAGCGTAAGGCGGTCATCGCGCAGGCGTTCCTCGTTCCCGCGGAGTTGTTGGTGCTCGACGAACCCTTCGACGGTTTAGATGCTGTAAGCGCGGCGGTGCTGACCCGAATGCTGTTACAGGCGGCCGCCGACGGTGCGGCGGTGGTGCTCACCGATCATCGCGGCCAATTACCGGGAGCTGTTGTTCACGAGCTGGTCGGGGGTCGCCTCACGGTCGGCGCCACCGGTATGGTGACCGTCTTGCTGGTCCACGGCTCCGGGATGCCGGCGGCTGAACCAGTGTGGGGCGAGCTGCCCGGAGTGCTTACCGTTACCGTCACCGCCGATCAAGTGCGGTTGCTGGTGAGCGCTGCAGCCTGTGATGAAGTACTGAGCACGGCCCTGTCCCGCGGCTGGTCGATTCGCTCCGTCAACCCCGAAACGTACCTGCGATGA
- a CDS encoding CPBP family intramembrane glutamic endopeptidase, which yields MNQDRWSAFGFGVGIHLARFFVIIGALTLGPLVGISGWYLGLAANVACVIFAVSIVTARKLWRTSGILVAWRGRLALLFLLPLFAEVLVWALPSGLRNDEPGFGMWALTLVLVGVNEELTSRVVVLERMRRSFPPLASVAVTAALFGLQHLSALATTSRTLDDVALNVVASSCYGFVLAAFQFRYRWVTPLIVVHAAADFTTILSVQPVPDAAVAVTLVVFLILGFTILRSARVANRHSSGHQDTASP from the coding sequence GTGAACCAGGATCGGTGGAGTGCATTCGGATTTGGCGTGGGCATTCATCTGGCTCGTTTTTTCGTCATTATCGGCGCGCTTACTCTCGGTCCCCTTGTCGGTATCTCCGGCTGGTACTTAGGTCTGGCTGCGAACGTTGCCTGCGTGATCTTCGCGGTCTCCATCGTTACCGCTCGCAAACTGTGGCGTACGTCGGGCATCCTCGTGGCCTGGCGCGGCAGGCTCGCTTTGCTATTTCTGCTGCCACTGTTCGCCGAAGTTTTGGTGTGGGCTTTACCGTCGGGCTTGCGCAATGACGAACCCGGGTTTGGCATGTGGGCGCTCACGCTCGTGCTGGTCGGAGTGAATGAAGAGCTGACAAGCCGAGTAGTGGTGCTCGAAAGAATGCGCAGATCTTTCCCGCCGCTGGCATCAGTTGCCGTGACCGCAGCACTCTTCGGCTTACAACATTTGTCCGCGCTGGCGACGACGAGTCGAACCTTGGACGACGTCGCACTTAATGTTGTCGCCTCGTCGTGCTACGGGTTCGTTCTCGCCGCGTTCCAGTTCCGATACCGATGGGTTACGCCGCTGATCGTCGTGCACGCGGCCGCAGATTTTACGACGATCCTTTCCGTGCAGCCCGTTCCAGACGCCGCGGTGGCGGTGACGCTCGTCGTCTTCCTGATTCTGGGTTTCACCATTTTGCGCTCAGCCCGAGTAGCTAACCGCCACAGCAGCGGGCATCAGGACACTGCGTCGCCGTAA
- a CDS encoding transposase, whose protein sequence is MQKPTGSYPSLLVDTTGKDLVSQAGAVVLVATARKVGLDRELSAALRPWKSPWAVIDPGKALLDMAFAVALGGDCLADLAVVRSEPALYGPVASDPTMSRLVSALAVDPGAALIAINTARAKVRTRAWKLAGSTHQTTTLMLGGHW, encoded by the coding sequence ATGCAGAAGCCTACCGGTTCTTACCCGTCGTTGCTTGTGGACACCACCGGCAAGGACTTGGTGTCGCAGGCCGGTGCGGTGGTGCTTGTCGCAACAGCCCGCAAGGTCGGCTTGGACCGGGAACTGAGCGCGGCGTTGCGGCCCTGGAAATCACCGTGGGCTGTGATCGATCCTGGAAAGGCGTTGCTGGATATGGCTTTCGCCGTCGCGTTGGGCGGGGATTGCCTCGCTGACCTGGCGGTGGTCAGGTCCGAACCGGCTTTGTACGGACCTGTCGCGTCGGATCCGACGATGTCACGACTTGTCAGCGCACTTGCTGTCGATCCTGGTGCGGCTTTGATAGCGATCAACACCGCCCGCGCGAAGGTGCGGACCAGAGCGTGGAAACTCGCCGGGAGCACGCACCAGACCACAACATTGATGCTCGGCGGCCATTGGTGA
- a CDS encoding barstar family protein gives MADYNLKDRSGPWVHFLDQQKAHLPVVTDKLGITIKIDGKDMKNLDSLFARYAEIFRFPSYFGGNWPAFNECITDLSDLPAKAYLTIITEADCVLQSEPAELPTFIKHLQIAGHSWANSFGKGPEWGSGEVPFNTVFSGNQGPLFTLLQHF, from the coding sequence ATGGCTGACTATAATTTGAAGGATCGCAGTGGCCCTTGGGTTCACTTTCTCGATCAGCAAAAGGCGCACCTGCCCGTAGTTACCGACAAGCTCGGAATAACTATCAAAATTGATGGGAAGGACATGAAAAATCTCGATTCACTATTTGCGCGATATGCCGAGATTTTTAGATTTCCTTCCTACTTTGGAGGAAACTGGCCGGCTTTTAATGAATGCATTACTGACCTCTCCGATCTACCGGCAAAAGCCTACCTAACTATAATTACCGAAGCGGATTGTGTTCTTCAATCTGAACCAGCTGAATTGCCCACCTTCATCAAACACCTACAAATTGCAGGCCACTCCTGGGCTAACTCTTTTGGCAAAGGCCCTGAATGGGGGAGCGGTGAAGTACCATTCAACACTGTATTTTCGGGCAATCAAGGCCCTTTATTTACTCTATTACAACATTTTTAG